A genomic stretch from Halopiger aswanensis includes:
- a CDS encoding protein-L-isoaspartate(D-aspartate) O-methyltransferase, with product MFDRFRSSPDGDADADDGEYEAARERMARTVAHRVADDRVLEALEAVPRHEFVPPDRRRNAYADRPLPIADGQTISAPHMVAVMADRLDLEPGDEVLEIGTGCGYHAAVTAEIVGAEHVYSVEYGEDLAEQARERLAETGYDAVAVRVGDGRDGWPTHAPYDAAYVTCATRELPEPVVEQVRPGGRILAPVGAGHQTLVQADKREDGSLERTEHGGVRFVQMRG from the coding sequence ATGTTCGATCGATTCCGCTCGAGTCCCGACGGCGACGCCGATGCCGACGACGGCGAGTACGAAGCCGCCCGCGAGCGAATGGCCCGAACCGTCGCTCACAGAGTCGCGGACGACCGGGTCCTCGAGGCCCTCGAGGCGGTTCCGCGCCACGAGTTTGTCCCGCCGGATCGGCGGCGCAACGCCTACGCGGACCGGCCGCTACCGATCGCCGACGGACAGACGATCAGCGCACCCCACATGGTCGCGGTCATGGCCGACCGACTCGACCTAGAGCCCGGCGACGAGGTGCTCGAGATCGGGACCGGCTGCGGTTACCACGCCGCGGTCACCGCCGAGATCGTCGGCGCGGAGCACGTCTACAGCGTCGAGTACGGCGAGGACCTCGCCGAGCAGGCCCGCGAGCGACTCGCGGAGACGGGCTACGACGCGGTCGCCGTCCGCGTCGGCGACGGGCGCGACGGCTGGCCGACCCACGCACCATACGACGCAGCTTACGTCACCTGCGCGACGCGGGAGCTGCCGGAGCCGGTCGTCGAACAGGTCCGGCCCGGCGGCCGCATCCTCGCTCCCGTCGGCGCCGGTCACCAGACGCTCGTGCAGGCCGACAAGCGCGAAGACGGGTCGCTCGAGCGGACCGAACACGGCGGCGTTCGGTTCGTACAGATGCGCGGCTAA
- a CDS encoding Hsp20/alpha crystallin family protein encodes MRRDDRDEPFDDLFREIERMMNEMMNGADGNVDFNTSSNADSGFGADTHVDIHETDEEIRVVADLPGVEKDNIELECDGKTLTISAGSDHRQYDERVSLPTRVNEHTASATYNNGVLEVVFDPAEESSDISLE; translated from the coding sequence ATGCGCCGAGACGACCGCGACGAACCCTTCGACGACCTGTTTCGCGAAATCGAACGGATGATGAACGAGATGATGAACGGTGCCGACGGGAACGTCGACTTCAACACCTCGAGCAACGCTGACAGCGGCTTCGGCGCGGACACCCACGTCGACATCCACGAGACCGACGAGGAGATCCGCGTCGTCGCGGACCTCCCCGGCGTGGAAAAGGACAATATCGAACTCGAGTGTGACGGCAAGACCCTGACCATCTCCGCCGGCAGCGACCACCGCCAGTACGACGAGCGCGTCTCGCTGCCGACCCGCGTCAACGAACACACCGCCTCCGCAACGTACAACAACGGCGTGCTCGAGGTCGTCTTCGACCCCGCCGAGGAATCGTCCGACATCAGTCTCGAGTAA
- a CDS encoding aminopeptidase gives MSDSADSDADRRTAARTAVEQCLELEADESCVVVTDDKREPIGDVLYEVASEITDDATIVRYPPGEQHGAEPPAPVAAAMRGADAFLAPTTKSLSHTRARSEATEAGARGATLPGITEEVFLTGLDADYDRIREECERMLERVAGADEVRVTTDRGTDITFTLGDRDWFDDTGDVSEPGSFSNLPAGEVFISPESADGTYVVDGTMRPHGLLEEGQELEFVVEDGLVTEISDDEIRRQVEEAAEEVGDAAYNLAELGIGTNVGVTDLVGSVLLDEKAAGTIHIAIGDNAGIGGETEAPLHLDGIVRDPTVFVDGEQIDLPTPSER, from the coding sequence ATGTCCGATTCTGCTGACTCAGATGCCGACCGTCGAACGGCGGCCCGGACGGCCGTCGAGCAGTGTCTCGAACTCGAGGCCGACGAGTCCTGCGTCGTCGTCACCGACGACAAGCGCGAACCTATCGGCGACGTCCTCTACGAAGTTGCAAGCGAGATCACCGACGACGCGACGATCGTCCGGTATCCGCCGGGCGAGCAGCACGGCGCCGAACCGCCGGCACCCGTCGCGGCTGCCATGCGCGGCGCCGACGCCTTCCTCGCGCCGACGACGAAGAGCCTGAGCCACACCCGCGCCCGGTCCGAGGCGACCGAGGCCGGCGCCCGCGGCGCGACCCTGCCGGGGATCACCGAGGAGGTGTTCCTCACCGGCCTCGACGCCGACTACGACCGCATCCGCGAGGAGTGCGAGCGCATGCTCGAGCGCGTCGCCGGCGCCGACGAGGTGCGGGTCACGACCGACCGCGGAACCGACATCACGTTCACGCTGGGCGATCGCGACTGGTTCGACGACACCGGCGACGTGAGCGAACCCGGTTCCTTCTCCAATCTCCCCGCCGGCGAGGTGTTCATCAGCCCCGAGTCCGCCGACGGCACCTACGTCGTCGACGGGACGATGCGCCCCCACGGGCTGCTCGAGGAGGGCCAGGAACTCGAGTTCGTCGTCGAGGACGGTCTCGTCACCGAGATTTCGGACGACGAAATCCGCCGGCAGGTCGAGGAGGCGGCCGAAGAAGTCGGCGACGCGGCATACAACCTCGCGGAACTGGGGATCGGGACGAACGTCGGCGTCACGGACCTCGTCGGCTCGGTCCTGCTGGACGAGAAGGCCGCCGGGACGATCCACATCGCCATCGGCGACAACGCCGGTATCGGCGGCGAGACGGAAGCGCCGCTGCACCTCGACGGCATCGTCCGCGACCCGACGGTCTTCGTCGACGGCGAACAGATCGACCTGCCGACGCCGAGCGAGCGGTAG
- a CDS encoding M23 family metallopeptidase: METRHPLAPDPEPEPADDSERLSGIRRLFPSPTLIATLGFLSVPGFLYEPLEGLQVFALFFLAGLWPLVAGIGGLVYGAVRNATGTETEPGAEAEAAADEVEPTDWIDSGDRAVNARALVSMLVLQFQPILLVTGLLQLAGHIPIVARYRGDLPSAETYESDVDYRLPLEGTWTVVNGSPDREYSHSWGLLTQRYAYDFVITDEAGRTTAGERGPPEEYYCFGEPILAPADGVVVSTRDNHRDYHRTNGWMDPLQRSILGNHVVIDHENGEYSVLAHLQRGSVAVEPGERVERGQQVARCGNSGNTTEPHLHFHLQDRSSFFLGMGLPIRFSDVRTDHPRTAAETREETYVHAGQRVAHVGE, translated from the coding sequence ATGGAGACGCGCCACCCGCTCGCACCCGATCCCGAACCCGAACCCGCCGACGACTCGGAGCGACTGTCGGGTATCCGCCGGCTCTTTCCGAGCCCGACGCTGATCGCGACCCTCGGCTTCCTCTCGGTGCCCGGGTTCCTGTACGAACCGCTCGAGGGGCTGCAGGTGTTCGCACTCTTTTTCCTCGCCGGACTGTGGCCGCTGGTCGCCGGAATCGGCGGGCTCGTCTACGGTGCGGTGAGGAACGCGACCGGTACCGAGACCGAACCCGGCGCCGAAGCCGAGGCTGCCGCCGACGAAGTGGAACCGACCGACTGGATCGATTCGGGCGATCGAGCCGTCAACGCTCGCGCCCTCGTTTCGATGCTCGTCCTGCAGTTCCAGCCGATCCTCCTCGTGACGGGACTGCTCCAACTGGCCGGTCACATCCCGATCGTCGCCCGCTACCGGGGCGATCTGCCGTCGGCGGAGACCTACGAGAGCGACGTCGACTACCGGCTGCCGCTCGAGGGGACCTGGACCGTCGTCAACGGCAGCCCGGATCGGGAGTATTCCCACTCGTGGGGGCTGCTCACCCAGCGGTACGCCTACGACTTCGTGATCACCGACGAGGCCGGCCGCACGACGGCGGGCGAGCGCGGGCCGCCCGAGGAGTACTACTGCTTCGGCGAGCCGATCCTCGCGCCGGCCGACGGCGTCGTCGTGAGCACCCGGGACAATCACCGCGACTACCACCGGACGAACGGCTGGATGGATCCGCTCCAGCGCTCCATTCTCGGGAACCACGTCGTGATCGACCACGAGAACGGCGAGTACAGCGTGCTGGCGCACCTCCAGCGCGGCAGCGTCGCCGTCGAACCCGGCGAGCGCGTGGAACGGGGGCAGCAGGTTGCGCGCTGTGGTAACTCCGGAAACACGACCGAACCGCACCTTCACTTCCACCTGCAGGATCGGTCGTCCTTTTTCCTCGGGATGGGGCTCCCGATCCGGTTCAGCGACGTTCGCACCGACCATCCGCGGACCGCGGCCGAAACCCGCGAGGAGACGTACGTCCACGCGGGCCAGCGGGTGGCACACGTCGGCGAGTGA
- a CDS encoding HVO_0476 family zinc finger protein, with the protein MSDTSEIPDRVPTPCPSCSPELETVHEVLTASEGGGTVTVRCSECGHVHKVQPEQESEVTLDVVVSQEGESFTANVTTPEDETVEVGDEFILETEEVLSTVRVTSVELEGHRRVEEAPVDEVATVWTREVDNVAVNVTVHPQDGRRDDSRSITVHVPGDYEFEVGAVEEFGDDEIEIDAFVVRDDATGYDRDRYEMEGDTVLAKDAKRVYAYDQTTSAWSAW; encoded by the coding sequence ATGAGCGATACATCGGAGATCCCCGACCGGGTCCCCACGCCCTGCCCCTCGTGCTCGCCGGAGCTCGAGACGGTCCACGAGGTCCTGACCGCCAGCGAGGGCGGCGGGACCGTCACCGTTCGCTGCAGCGAGTGCGGACACGTCCACAAGGTACAGCCCGAACAGGAGAGCGAGGTCACTCTCGACGTCGTCGTCTCGCAGGAGGGCGAGTCCTTCACCGCGAACGTCACGACCCCCGAGGACGAGACCGTCGAGGTCGGCGACGAGTTCATCTTAGAGACCGAGGAGGTCCTCTCGACCGTCCGCGTGACCAGCGTCGAACTCGAGGGCCACCGCCGCGTCGAGGAGGCGCCGGTCGACGAGGTCGCGACGGTCTGGACCCGCGAGGTCGACAACGTCGCGGTCAACGTCACGGTTCACCCGCAGGACGGCCGGCGCGACGACAGCCGCTCGATTACGGTCCACGTGCCGGGCGACTACGAGTTCGAGGTCGGCGCGGTTGAGGAGTTCGGCGACGACGAGATCGAGATCGACGCCTTCGTCGTCCGCGACGACGCGACCGGTTACGACCGCGACCGCTACGAGATGGAGGGCGACACGGTCCTCGCGAAGGACGCAAAGCGCGTCTACGCCTACGATCAGACGACCAGCGCCTGGTCGGCCTGGTAA
- a CDS encoding bile acid:sodium symporter family protein: MDSLRTLLRSQRSLLVVLAATVAGVAVPHFAAPLQPIIPLLVAGLIFTSFYGFSLGEMTGRNASLPVLVSLAGLYLLTPLALYPIAAAVLSGEALLGVLIVLAAPLTAGSSIIWTRLSGGNTFLATVIALLSLCLSPLVMPSIVAAFAGSTVDIDAAGIVVELAAIVAGGGVLARLVPNGAVSDDRLDAFSLATMGVLIYAGVGASSSSIDIVQLAFVSGLAVAALGLSAGLAYALYARGARSDDCITVLFSSSMKNLSVSVMVGATVGSGAVIASITAFHVAQQLVSSSLVTRLASSGTARSSATVTAARADD; the protein is encoded by the coding sequence ATGGATTCTCTCCGGACGCTCCTTCGCTCGCAACGGTCGCTGCTCGTCGTCCTCGCCGCGACGGTCGCCGGCGTGGCGGTCCCCCACTTCGCCGCCCCGCTGCAACCGATCATCCCGCTGCTCGTCGCGGGACTGATCTTCACCTCGTTTTACGGGTTCAGCCTCGGCGAGATGACGGGCCGAAACGCCTCGCTGCCGGTCCTCGTCTCGCTGGCCGGGCTCTACCTGCTCACGCCGCTCGCGCTGTATCCGATCGCCGCCGCGGTGCTGTCCGGGGAGGCGCTGCTCGGCGTGTTGATCGTCCTCGCCGCGCCGCTGACCGCCGGTAGTTCGATCATCTGGACGCGCCTGAGCGGCGGGAACACGTTCCTGGCGACGGTGATCGCCCTCCTGTCGCTGTGTCTGTCGCCGCTCGTGATGCCCTCGATCGTCGCCGCGTTCGCCGGCTCGACGGTCGATATCGACGCGGCCGGGATCGTCGTCGAACTCGCCGCCATCGTCGCCGGCGGCGGCGTCCTCGCCCGCCTGGTCCCGAACGGCGCCGTCTCCGACGACCGGCTGGACGCGTTCTCCCTCGCGACGATGGGTGTCCTAATCTACGCGGGTGTCGGCGCCTCGAGCAGCTCCATCGACATCGTGCAGCTGGCATTCGTGAGCGGGCTCGCGGTGGCCGCACTGGGTCTCAGCGCGGGACTGGCATACGCGCTGTACGCACGCGGAGCACGCAGTGACGACTGCATCACCGTGCTCTTCTCGAGTTCGATGAAGAACCTGAGCGTGTCGGTGATGGTCGGCGCGACCGTCGGCAGCGGCGCGGTGATCGCCAGCATCACCGCGTTCCACGTGGCCCAGCAGCTCGTGAGCAGTTCGCTCGTCACCCGGCTCGCCTCGAGCGGCACAGCCCGGTCGTCGGCGACCGTGACCGCTGCTCGCGCCGACGATTAG
- the gap gene encoding type I glyceraldehyde-3-phosphate dehydrogenase produces the protein MSEHSYSGGAGSDGALRIGLNGFGRIGRNVLRASLSYDNVEIVAINDVMDADDMEYLLQYDSVHGRLDEVSRDGDTLHIGDREIELLSERDPSQLPWDELDIDVAFEATGLFRTYDDASQHLEAGADKVVISAPPKGEKEVPMFVYGVNHDEYDGEDIVSNASCTTNSVAPVAKVLDEEFGIESGLLTTVHAYTGTQSIVDGPSSKRRRGRAAAENIIPTTTGAAIAATEVLPELEGKLDGMAIRVPVPNGSITDFTVDLEEDVTKEELEEAFRDAADNELAGILGYTDEEIVSRDIIGLPFSSYVDLEASMVLEDGLVKVLTWYDNEFGFSNRMLDLATYVAAEADDVDAEEAVAQ, from the coding sequence ATGAGTGAACATTCGTACAGCGGTGGCGCGGGGTCGGACGGTGCGCTTCGGATCGGCCTGAACGGCTTCGGCCGAATCGGGCGTAACGTCCTGCGCGCGTCGCTGTCCTACGACAACGTCGAGATCGTCGCCATCAACGACGTGATGGACGCGGACGACATGGAGTATCTGCTCCAGTACGACTCGGTTCACGGGCGACTCGACGAGGTTTCCCGCGACGGCGACACGCTCCACATCGGCGACCGCGAGATCGAACTGCTCTCCGAGCGCGACCCGTCCCAGCTGCCCTGGGACGAACTCGACATCGACGTCGCCTTCGAGGCGACCGGCCTGTTCCGTACCTACGACGACGCATCCCAGCACCTTGAAGCCGGTGCCGACAAGGTCGTCATTTCCGCGCCGCCGAAGGGCGAGAAGGAGGTCCCGATGTTCGTCTACGGCGTCAACCACGACGAGTACGACGGCGAGGATATCGTCTCGAACGCCTCCTGTACGACCAACTCCGTCGCGCCCGTCGCGAAGGTGCTCGACGAGGAGTTCGGCATCGAGTCCGGTCTGCTGACGACCGTCCACGCCTACACCGGCACCCAGAGCATCGTCGACGGTCCCTCGAGCAAGCGCCGCCGCGGCCGCGCCGCCGCCGAGAACATCATCCCGACCACGACCGGCGCCGCGATCGCCGCCACCGAAGTCCTGCCCGAACTCGAGGGCAAACTCGACGGCATGGCGATCCGCGTCCCCGTCCCGAACGGCTCGATCACGGACTTCACCGTCGACCTCGAGGAAGACGTCACGAAGGAGGAACTCGAAGAGGCCTTCCGCGACGCCGCGGACAACGAACTCGCCGGCATTCTGGGCTACACCGACGAGGAGATCGTCTCGCGGGACATCATCGGCCTGCCGTTCTCCTCGTACGTCGACCTGGAGGCCTCGATGGTGCTCGAGGACGGCCTCGTGAAGGTCCTGACCTGGTACGACAACGAGTTCGGCTTCTCGAACCGCATGCTCGACCTCGCGACGTACGTCGCCGCCGAAGCGGACGACGTCGACGCCGAGGAAGCGGTCGCGCAGTAA
- a CDS encoding DUF7351 domain-containing protein: MPDTRNEDDQESRLDLEPADAFAALGNPIRVEILRAFLEHAQAGAETGTAEPVVRFSTLRKTVGIRDSGQFRYHLEQLRGQFIEKCDGDDGGDADETASGADGDRGYRLTYAGSEVINAIIAGTYTDREQRGPATLDSTCGRCGTTARASYRDGILEVTCENDHPLFLWALPPNAAAADASLEDIVDLATTLAVQSYELVADGTCSECYSPVEPGIRLLEGIETDNGDSTTAAVDGRSVRFTARCDACGAQWDAPVGFVLFTHPRVDALYHRQGRPIRSQYWWDLEVVSGDGEITILVADDEPERVRLSVDVGEAQVRATIDGTAQVVALEIDQPATDE, encoded by the coding sequence ATGCCCGACACGCGGAACGAGGACGACCAGGAATCGCGGCTCGACCTCGAGCCCGCAGACGCCTTCGCCGCGCTCGGGAATCCGATCCGCGTCGAGATCCTGCGGGCGTTTCTCGAGCACGCGCAGGCGGGCGCGGAAACGGGAACCGCCGAGCCCGTCGTCCGGTTCTCGACGCTGCGAAAGACCGTCGGGATCAGGGATTCCGGGCAGTTCCGATACCATCTCGAGCAGCTTCGGGGGCAGTTCATCGAGAAGTGCGACGGGGACGACGGGGGCGACGCGGACGAGACCGCCTCGGGTGCGGACGGCGACCGCGGCTACCGCCTCACGTACGCCGGTTCGGAGGTGATCAACGCGATCATCGCCGGCACCTACACCGACCGGGAACAGCGCGGCCCCGCCACCCTCGACAGCACCTGCGGCCGCTGCGGGACGACGGCCCGCGCGAGCTACCGGGACGGTATCCTCGAGGTAACCTGCGAGAACGACCACCCGTTGTTTCTCTGGGCGCTTCCGCCGAACGCCGCCGCCGCCGACGCCTCGCTCGAGGACATCGTCGACCTGGCGACGACGCTCGCCGTGCAGTCGTACGAACTGGTCGCGGACGGAACGTGTTCGGAGTGTTATTCGCCGGTCGAGCCCGGGATTCGGCTCCTCGAGGGGATTGAGACGGACAACGGTGACAGTACTACTGCCGCCGTCGACGGCCGGTCCGTTCGATTTACCGCACGCTGTGACGCCTGCGGCGCCCAGTGGGACGCTCCGGTCGGCTTCGTCCTGTTCACCCATCCGCGAGTCGATGCGCTCTATCACCGGCAGGGTCGGCCGATCCGCAGCCAGTACTGGTGGGACCTCGAGGTCGTCAGCGGCGACGGGGAGATTACGATCCTCGTAGCCGACGACGAACCGGAACGCGTCCGACTGAGCGTCGACGTCGGCGAGGCGCAGGTGCGTGCGACGATCGACGGGACGGCGCAGGTCGTCGCCCTCGAGATCGACCAGCCTGCAACGGACGAGTGA
- a CDS encoding phosphoglycerate kinase: MTTFKTLDDLEAGQQLLVRIDINAPVEDGVVQDNRRFARHAETLAELLEDDHAIAVLAHQGRPGRDTFVSLEQHADILADHLDRDVDFVADTFGDDALAAIDDLESGDVLVLENARMCDEELPEEDPEVKAETDFVQTLAPEFDAYVNDAYSAAHRSHASLVGFPLVMDAYAGRVMEAEYTANSAIQEREFDGPVTMVLGGTKAEDLIPVIERVDDTVDRFCLGGIVGELFLRADGYDLGYDVEGTEFFDHQWADHRETIERVLEEYGDRLHLASDLAYEDDDGERAEEAVADIEKETSYLDVGSDTADEYADLVRESDAVFVKGALGVFEDERFADGTVDVLSAIAETDCFSVIGGGDTSRSIELYGLEEDDFGHVSVAGGAYVRALTGEGLVGVDVLQREA, from the coding sequence ATGACGACGTTCAAGACGCTCGACGACCTCGAGGCAGGACAGCAGCTACTGGTACGCATCGACATCAACGCCCCCGTCGAGGACGGGGTCGTCCAGGATAACCGCCGGTTCGCCCGCCACGCGGAGACGCTCGCGGAACTGCTCGAGGACGACCACGCGATCGCCGTCCTCGCCCACCAGGGCCGACCCGGTCGGGACACCTTCGTCTCGCTGGAGCAACACGCCGACATCCTCGCGGACCACCTCGATCGGGACGTCGACTTCGTCGCCGACACCTTCGGCGACGACGCGCTCGCGGCCATCGACGACCTCGAAAGCGGCGACGTGCTCGTGCTCGAGAACGCACGGATGTGCGACGAGGAACTCCCCGAGGAGGACCCGGAGGTCAAGGCCGAAACCGACTTCGTCCAGACCCTCGCACCCGAGTTCGACGCCTACGTCAACGACGCCTACTCGGCGGCCCACCGCTCGCACGCCTCGCTGGTCGGCTTCCCGCTCGTGATGGACGCCTACGCGGGCCGCGTGATGGAGGCCGAGTACACCGCAAACTCCGCGATCCAGGAGCGAGAGTTCGACGGCCCCGTCACGATGGTGCTGGGCGGCACGAAGGCCGAGGACCTCATCCCCGTCATCGAGCGGGTCGACGACACCGTCGACCGGTTCTGTCTGGGCGGCATCGTCGGCGAACTGTTCCTCCGGGCCGACGGCTACGACCTCGGCTACGACGTCGAGGGAACCGAGTTCTTCGACCACCAGTGGGCGGACCACCGGGAGACCATCGAGCGCGTTCTCGAGGAGTACGGCGACCGCCTGCACCTCGCGAGCGACCTCGCCTACGAAGACGACGACGGCGAGCGCGCCGAGGAAGCGGTCGCGGACATCGAGAAGGAGACCTCCTACCTGGACGTCGGCTCCGACACCGCCGACGAGTACGCCGACCTCGTCCGCGAGTCGGACGCCGTCTTCGTCAAGGGCGCACTGGGCGTCTTCGAGGACGAACGGTTCGCCGACGGCACCGTCGACGTGCTCTCCGCGATCGCCGAGACCGACTGCTTCTCCGTGATCGGCGGCGGCGACACCTCCCGCTCGATCGAACTGTACGGCCTCGAGGAAGACGACTTCGGCCACGTCTCGGTCGCCGGCGGTGCCTACGTCCGCGCGCTGACCGGCGAGGGACTCGTCGGCGTCGACGTGCTGCAACGCGAGGCGTAG
- a CDS encoding protein-L-isoaspartate O-methyltransferase family protein, which yields MDPAVLREDMVDGLESAAKDVLQDEAVAVAMRDVPRHEFIDDERAAYADREHEAFGTRVLAPSTAARMLQALDLEDGHSVLIVGAGVGYTAAVAAELVGDANVHAVDIARPLVYEARGNLASAGYEGVLVDCRDGADGLPEYAPFDRILLEAAAVDPPRALRRQLADDGRLVFPRGSQSQRLEVVTADGEREQRGPVAFDPLLVDGEQSGAVERNRTAREDVEHAQRRAESRRGWEQDWIEWDDAIDSQSRPR from the coding sequence ATGGACCCCGCGGTACTCCGGGAAGACATGGTCGACGGCCTCGAGTCCGCCGCCAAGGACGTCCTCCAGGACGAGGCCGTCGCCGTCGCCATGCGAGACGTCCCCCGCCACGAATTTATCGACGACGAGCGGGCCGCCTACGCCGATCGCGAACACGAGGCCTTCGGCACCCGCGTGCTCGCGCCGAGCACGGCCGCCCGAATGCTCCAGGCGCTCGACCTCGAGGACGGCCACTCCGTGCTGATCGTCGGCGCCGGCGTCGGCTACACGGCCGCCGTCGCGGCCGAACTCGTCGGCGACGCGAACGTCCACGCCGTCGACATCGCCCGCCCGCTCGTCTACGAGGCCCGCGGCAACCTCGCGTCGGCCGGCTACGAGGGCGTCCTCGTCGACTGCCGCGACGGCGCCGACGGCCTCCCCGAGTACGCCCCGTTCGACCGCATCCTGCTCGAGGCCGCGGCCGTCGATCCGCCGCGGGCGCTGCGCAGGCAACTGGCGGACGACGGCCGCCTCGTGTTCCCGCGGGGCTCGCAGTCCCAGCGCCTCGAGGTCGTGACGGCCGACGGGGAGCGCGAGCAGCGCGGTCCCGTCGCCTTCGATCCGCTGCTCGTGGACGGCGAACAGTCCGGCGCCGTCGAACGCAATCGAACGGCCCGCGAGGACGTCGAACACGCCCAGCGTCGCGCGGAGTCGCGACGCGGCTGGGAGCAGGACTGGATCGAGTGGGACGACGCGATCGACTCGCAGTCACGGCCGCGGTAG
- a CDS encoding type II glyceraldehyde-3-phosphate dehydrogenase has protein sequence MIRVGINGYGTIGKRVADAVRAQPDMTVHGVAKRSPDYVAVGAAEADYAVYAADADRADGFREIGIDLAGTVDDLVAESDVIVDATPSGIGAENRPLYERHDTPAIFQGGEDATVAEVSFNARANFAEAEDADYARVVSCNTTGLSRFLAPLHETYGIDKARVTLVRRGGDPDQTGRGPINDTVPDPVSIPSHHGPDVQTVFPELDIDTIGLKVPTTMMHVHAVNVSLAEEPDGVDDVRDQFRAEDRLLTIPEYAGIDGAGTLKDFAMDAGRPRGDIWENCIWGESITLQGRDLYCMQAIHQEADVVPENVDAIRALTGLLDGPESRSLTNETLGIDLGRLRGRENPTTEQQAAERVSSDD, from the coding sequence ATGATACGGGTCGGAATCAACGGGTACGGAACAATCGGCAAACGCGTTGCGGACGCGGTCCGCGCACAACCAGACATGACGGTCCACGGGGTTGCGAAACGGAGTCCGGACTACGTCGCAGTCGGAGCCGCGGAGGCGGACTACGCCGTCTACGCCGCCGACGCGGACCGCGCCGACGGGTTCCGTGAAATCGGCATCGACCTGGCCGGCACGGTCGACGACCTCGTCGCGGAAAGCGACGTGATCGTCGACGCCACGCCCTCCGGCATCGGCGCCGAGAATCGCCCGCTGTACGAACGCCACGACACCCCCGCGATCTTTCAGGGCGGCGAGGACGCGACCGTCGCCGAAGTGAGCTTCAACGCTCGAGCGAACTTTGCAGAAGCCGAGGACGCCGACTACGCCCGCGTCGTCTCCTGCAATACGACTGGACTCTCCCGGTTCCTCGCACCGCTGCACGAAACCTACGGCATCGACAAGGCCCGCGTCACGCTGGTCCGGCGGGGCGGCGACCCCGACCAGACCGGCCGCGGTCCGATCAACGACACGGTTCCGGACCCGGTCTCGATCCCCTCCCACCACGGCCCCGACGTCCAGACCGTTTTCCCCGAACTCGACATCGACACCATCGGCCTGAAGGTCCCCACGACGATGATGCACGTCCACGCCGTCAACGTCAGCCTCGCGGAGGAGCCCGACGGCGTCGACGACGTTCGCGACCAGTTCCGCGCGGAGGATCGACTCCTCACGATCCCGGAGTACGCCGGCATCGACGGCGCCGGGACGCTCAAGGACTTCGCGATGGACGCCGGCCGTCCCCGCGGCGATATCTGGGAGAACTGCATCTGGGGCGAGTCGATCACGCTGCAGGGACGGGACCTGTACTGCATGCAGGCGATCCACCAGGAAGCCGACGTGGTGCCGGAAAACGTCGACGCGATCCGGGCGCTCACCGGACTGCTCGACGGTCCCGAGAGCCGATCGTTGACGAACGAGACGCTCGGCATCGATCTCGGTCGGCTCCGCGGCCGCGAGAATCCGACGACCGAGCAGCAAGCCGCAGAGCGAGTGTCGTCGGACGACTGA